Within the Amaranthus tricolor cultivar Red isolate AtriRed21 chromosome 15, ASM2621246v1, whole genome shotgun sequence genome, the region ccttgcgcttagaatagtttagaggaTGAGAGTTAATAGAGGATGAGAATTatcccttatttatttaagaattagatcaTGCCTAATtagagttagaatgactcctttataggtgaatttcatattctattgagtggctcagtgggttttggcgcgctgctatcccagggcgctcattaatagttaagagtggaagttattcccatctgataaggtactatattatgattagctggcgtgacttaactggattatgtccggttgttttattagtcccttaggtgaggttcgacgggaccaccgtaaggggggtatgagcatgcttgggtcactgggcgccggatggccgataccgccccttgaccgaggtgataccatgcgggccttgcaaaccccaatatggtggcctcttcactggtttagtacccccagtgtgttaggtttttcccgaaggtaggacccgagagggtcagctggagggggcatgagctcatactttgccaatgggcgccggatggccgataacgcccttggccgtgtcactatgccaggaagtagagaaaaatccattgatagaaaactattcagtgatagaaagtttattcactgatcgaaagttatttaatgatagaaggttcattctttggtagaaagcttacgtattgatagaacgtttactttttgatagaatatttactctttgataggATATCTACTTATCGATGGAATAGTTATGCTATTGAGaaatgtgcctaagttaagtcacctcaagggtattacggtctatgatcacacttaccttaagatagacaagctctataaggttatgtgttaggtattctgttaatgccttgatcGAGTTgaactatgcgtgttttgcaagagtttatgtttgaaacgaggagcgtgaagacctacattctacccaagagcacatggttcgggttggaaagcacgtaatgaaattaagaagtataagtggtcGATAAACAGTTACTATCCGTGCTTGCGTTTTACGAaatcatcttattttgttttatgatataatgctatctagtagttggccttattctatttgatgttagttactgacgtgtacgtgtttgtgtttatgtttgattgttgatgactttctacgattgtcctgctatgacacattggcctttggtctaatgtcgagcagcaggaggatcatagacaggcgtagcaggtactggagcttcttatgcattgcattgcatttggggaaagtgatgagggcgaagcataacttgtgtcattacccctatctttcgattttgtatctcttgttatcttttgtaaattttggttgtatatgttttgttatgaggccttgtgtcctcccacgtgtatttgtatttccgctgcgtagtctataactctgtatggttttaaggagttaagtcttttgaaaacgcaaacgtcgacactggaaccacgattcatgcttggcatgttgatttgagaagccagcgacgaatcattccgccgtgacatagttttgataggccgttggtgcctttactttattagcttctaaataacttttgtttttctataaagacacacagttttaaggcagatgctgccgaaattttcactcacctttttaaaattaatatttgacatttatataaattcttttcctttttcttttatgtaacacccgaatttccagTCGTcccttacggttttggtttcgttaaggggtcggaaattcaggggtgttacacttatgattgctatggcgatagatgcaaattctcagTTATTCCCACTTGCCTTTGCCATTGTGGAGGGAGAGAGCATCGACACATAGAGGTGATTTttggattgtataaggcattATGTCAGTAAGAGGGATGActtatgtgttatatctgatCGTCACAAGGGATGACAGAGTTTTAGAGGTAGTGGAATTAACTGGTTTAGTTACATTCACAGGTTGTTGGGCGGGGGTTTAGAGCTCGATGGAGCTCTTATCATTTCATtagtggagaggtggaggccggagacTCATACATTCCACCTCACGGTTGGCGAGGCAATGATCACATTGCAAGATGTGGCTGTTATACTGGGACTGCCCATTCAAGGACAAACAATGATTGGTCATGGAGGGGGACATTAGCCAGCCTTAGTTTATGAGCTACTAGGGGTTCGGCCAGAAAACCCTGAAGACCCTATAGAGCCGAAGATCATCACTAGATCCTTGTTGAAGTTGATTTGGCTCAAAGAGCATTTCAGCGTGCTAGAGGACGACGCGGATGATGTTACAGTCGAGAGGCATGCACGCGCATATAttttgtacctgtttggatgcatcttgtttccagacaagagcgGTGACTCGGTccagttgatctatctccctctgCTAGGAGACTTAGAGCGGGTAGATGAGTatagttggggaagtgctacctTTGCATATCTGTATCATAATTTATGTCaagcatctcgtaagggtgccaaggtCATTGGAGGCTGCTTGTagttgttacagatatggtcgtgggagcatattcatatagggaggcctaTAATTCGGACGATTCGACCCGTTGGTCAACATGATCAGGACGATGACGCAGAGGACGATTCGACCCGGTCTTAGGTTCACAGCATCGTTGTGGGAGGAATCCTTTAGCACTAAGGTAGCAACAATTAATTAACTATTCAAATTccaatttcactattttattatacatggaaaatattaaataatgttCGTTTGTTcgcagctggcttcgcgtatatctttcaAAGTTCCACTTC harbors:
- the LOC130801762 gene encoding serine/threonine-protein phosphatase 7 long form homolog, with translation MDDCEYLLFDRISTYRWNSYAIEKFIPTCLCHCGGREHRHIESFRGSGINWFSYIHRLLGGGLELDGALIISLVERWRPETHTFHLTPALVYELLGVRPENPEDPIEPKIITRSLLKLIWLKEHFSVLEDDADDVTVERHARAYILYLFGCILFPDKSGDSVQLIYLPLLGDLERVDEYSWGSATFAYLYHNLCQASRKGAKVIGGCL